In Sphingobacterium sp. PCS056, the following proteins share a genomic window:
- a CDS encoding aminopeptidase P family protein, which produces MFEKDIYIKRRNELSSKFTSGLLLLLGNIENPINFEHNTYPFRQDSSFLYYIGIKSPKLAAVLDIQAGETVLFGDEMTIDDIVWMGQQQTLREKAQWVGIASVRPFHELQPYLEKVVKNNNQVHYLPPYQAHNKLLLQHLLGLSIDKIKPSVDMIQAVVTQRNIKAAEEIAELEKAVDVAVEMHRLAIKMTRPGMHEYEISNAIQHLAQNRQMSFSYPPIVTKHGEILHNHIQYHKIKAGDILLNDSGVETALGYASDLTRSFPVGKRFNPLQEELYAIVLNAFKTAEAALKPGVAFKNIHLKACEALAEGLIQIGFMKGNAQDAVAAHAHALFFQCGLGHMLGLDVHDMEDLGEQYVGYTADEPKDTKTFGIKSLRLGKKLEAGNVLTVEPGIYIIPELTQMWAQQNLHHEFINYDLLNKHLDFGGIRIEDNYVIQDSGYHRLGKYLEREIDEIYALKDLGTD; this is translated from the coding sequence ATGTTTGAAAAAGATATATACATCAAAAGAAGAAATGAACTTAGTTCTAAATTTACATCCGGGCTACTTCTGCTTTTAGGAAATATTGAAAATCCAATTAATTTTGAGCACAACACCTACCCTTTCCGTCAAGACAGTAGCTTTTTATACTACATCGGGATTAAAAGTCCAAAGCTAGCTGCAGTTTTAGATATTCAAGCGGGTGAGACGGTATTGTTTGGTGATGAAATGACTATAGATGACATCGTATGGATGGGACAACAACAGACTTTAAGGGAAAAAGCACAATGGGTAGGAATCGCATCAGTTCGTCCTTTTCATGAGCTCCAACCGTATTTGGAAAAAGTGGTTAAAAATAATAATCAGGTACATTACCTACCTCCTTATCAAGCGCACAACAAGTTATTGCTGCAGCACTTATTAGGCTTATCTATTGACAAGATCAAACCATCGGTCGACATGATACAAGCCGTCGTAACACAGCGCAATATAAAAGCAGCGGAAGAGATCGCAGAATTAGAAAAAGCGGTGGACGTAGCTGTTGAGATGCATCGTCTAGCTATTAAAATGACTAGACCAGGTATGCACGAATATGAGATAAGCAATGCCATTCAACATCTCGCACAAAATAGACAAATGTCATTCTCATATCCTCCCATTGTGACCAAACATGGAGAGATATTACACAATCATATCCAATATCATAAAATTAAAGCTGGTGATATACTACTTAATGATTCTGGTGTCGAAACTGCTCTAGGATATGCGTCAGATTTAACACGATCATTTCCTGTAGGAAAACGATTTAACCCGCTACAAGAAGAATTATATGCTATTGTTTTAAATGCCTTTAAAACTGCTGAAGCAGCATTAAAGCCCGGGGTTGCTTTTAAAAACATCCATTTAAAAGCCTGCGAAGCACTTGCTGAAGGATTAATCCAGATTGGTTTCATGAAAGGAAACGCGCAAGATGCCGTCGCGGCACATGCCCATGCTTTATTCTTCCAATGTGGTTTAGGTCATATGCTAGGACTAGATGTACACGATATGGAAGATCTTGGCGAACAATATGTGGGATACACCGCAGACGAGCCAAAAGACACCAAAACCTTTGGCATAAAATCTTTACGATTAGGAAAAAAATTAGAGGCAGGTAACGTATTAACAGTAGAACCCGGCATCTATATCATCCCCGAACTTACTCAAATGTGGGCACAGCAAAATTTACATCACGAATTTATTAATTACGATCTGCTCAATAAGCACCTTGACTTTGGAGGTATCCGCATAGAAGATAATTATGTCATCCAAGATTCGGGATATCATCGTCTTGGAAAATATTTGGAACGAGAAATCGATGAAATATATGCATTAAAAGATTTAGGTACAGACTAA
- a CDS encoding S9 family peptidase, translating to MKKLRIIFFFTLLCYIPNLLLAQRLWTEDGGHYYEFSDNGIEIVNPINAQRTIFLPSAALVPKGQSAALKISDFSISPDKEHILLYTNSKRVWREETRGDYWVYQKKTNQLTQLGKTFPPSQLMFAKFNPQGTKVAYVNKSNHNIYIEDLATGTIKQITKDGTDRIINGTFDWVYEEEFGCKDGFRWSPDGNAIAYWKLDASTIRNFLMINNTDSIYSYTIPIEYPKVGQSPSACSIWTYQLTTDATTSVQVPGDAIQHYIPRMEWSLDSKQIILQQLNRKQNESKIYLVDVATNTPKNIYTETSDSWIDIKSRWNNNDPSGWDWIQNGKAFIWVSEKDGWRKIYQIDLMGNEKLITKADYDIINLKLMDTKGETIYFSASPTNATQNYLYSVSTKGGTPKRLTPAGYAGTCEYDIAKNGKIAIFDFNNHKEYKRNAVIELPNHKTLVDFNESLIKKSENGIAEFFKITTIDHIELDGWMVKPLDFDPNKKYPVVFMVYGEPASQTVLDNFGAGMNHLYQGSMAKDGYIYISLENRGTPAPKGSQWRKSIYRKIGQLNIRDQAMGAKEILKWPYVDNSRVAVWGWSGGGSSTLNLLGQYPDIYKTGIAIAAVADQLLYDNVYQERYMGLPQENLADFQNGSPLKYAKNIKGNLLYIHGTGDDNVHYQNAEVLINELVKNNVQFQLMSYPNRSHSINEGAGTALHLKTLFTNYLKQHCPPGAR from the coding sequence ATGAAAAAACTACGTATTATATTCTTTTTCACCCTATTGTGTTATATCCCAAACTTGCTCCTGGCGCAGCGACTTTGGACTGAAGATGGTGGTCATTATTATGAATTTTCTGACAATGGAATCGAGATTGTCAACCCAATAAATGCACAACGCACGATTTTTTTACCAAGTGCAGCACTCGTACCCAAGGGTCAATCGGCTGCATTAAAAATAAGTGATTTCTCCATTTCACCAGATAAAGAGCATATTTTACTTTATACCAATAGCAAAAGGGTATGGCGTGAAGAAACCAGAGGAGATTATTGGGTTTATCAAAAAAAGACAAATCAATTGACCCAACTTGGAAAAACATTCCCTCCTTCTCAACTCATGTTTGCAAAATTCAATCCTCAGGGGACAAAAGTGGCTTATGTTAATAAATCCAATCACAATATTTATATTGAAGATCTTGCAACTGGAACCATAAAACAAATCACAAAAGATGGAACAGACCGCATCATTAATGGAACATTTGACTGGGTGTATGAAGAAGAGTTTGGATGCAAAGATGGTTTTCGTTGGTCTCCGGACGGAAATGCGATTGCCTACTGGAAATTGGATGCTAGTACGATACGCAACTTTTTAATGATCAACAATACCGACAGCATCTATTCTTATACGATACCTATCGAATACCCAAAAGTCGGGCAATCACCTAGTGCATGCTCTATATGGACTTACCAATTAACAACAGATGCGACGACATCTGTACAAGTTCCTGGAGATGCTATTCAACACTACATTCCTCGTATGGAATGGAGTTTGGATAGCAAACAAATAATATTGCAGCAACTTAATCGCAAACAAAACGAAAGTAAAATTTACTTAGTCGATGTCGCAACTAATACCCCTAAGAATATTTATACTGAAACTAGTGATTCGTGGATAGATATCAAATCACGATGGAATAATAATGACCCATCAGGTTGGGATTGGATTCAAAATGGCAAAGCTTTTATATGGGTTTCGGAAAAAGATGGCTGGCGTAAAATATATCAAATTGACCTCATGGGCAATGAAAAATTGATTACAAAGGCAGACTACGATATCATCAATCTAAAGTTAATGGATACCAAAGGGGAAACGATCTACTTTAGTGCATCGCCTACTAATGCCACACAAAACTACCTATATTCAGTTTCCACTAAAGGTGGTACACCAAAAAGATTAACTCCAGCAGGATATGCAGGCACTTGTGAATATGATATCGCTAAGAATGGGAAAATAGCCATATTCGATTTTAATAACCACAAAGAATATAAAAGAAATGCGGTAATCGAGTTGCCCAATCACAAGACATTGGTCGATTTTAATGAGTCTTTAATTAAAAAATCTGAAAATGGTATCGCTGAATTTTTTAAAATAACGACGATCGATCATATAGAATTAGATGGTTGGATGGTCAAACCACTTGATTTTGATCCAAATAAAAAATACCCTGTTGTATTTATGGTATATGGTGAACCAGCATCTCAAACTGTCCTTGATAACTTTGGTGCTGGTATGAATCATTTATATCAAGGAAGTATGGCTAAAGATGGGTATATCTATATATCCCTAGAAAACCGAGGTACACCTGCGCCAAAAGGCAGTCAATGGCGAAAAAGCATCTATCGTAAGATTGGGCAGCTCAATATTAGAGATCAAGCAATGGGCGCCAAAGAAATTCTAAAGTGGCCGTATGTCGATAATTCACGCGTCGCAGTATGGGGCTGGAGCGGCGGTGGATCTAGCACGCTAAACCTTCTGGGGCAGTATCCTGATATTTACAAGACAGGAATAGCTATTGCGGCTGTAGCAGATCAGTTGTTATATGACAATGTTTATCAAGAAAGATATATGGGATTACCTCAAGAGAATTTAGCAGACTTTCAAAATGGTTCACCTTTAAAATATGCAAAAAACATCAAGGGTAATTTACTTTATATCCACGGCACTGGAGACGACAATGTCCATTATCAAAATGCCGAAGTTCTCATCAATGAGTTAGTTAAAAACAACGTACAGTTTCAATTGATGTCCTATCCAAACAGAAGTCATTCTATTAATGAAGGAGCTGGAACAGCTCTACATTTAAAAACTTTGTTTACCAACTATTTAAAACAGCACTGTCCTCCAGGTGCGAGATAA